The DNA sequence CACCACCAAATACACCGGCGTGAATGAAAACATCCCCGAAGGCTGGGAGGGTGTGGACATCGGTCCTGAGTCCGTGAAGCTTTTCTCCGAAGAAATCGCCAAGGCGAAGACCGTCATCTGGAACGGCCCCATGGGCGTGTTCGAAATCAAGGAGTCCTCCAAAGGCAGCTTCGACGTGGCAGCCGCCATCGCCGAAAACACCAGCGCCAAGACCATCATCGGTGGTGGTGACAGCGTGAAGGCCGTGAAGAAGGCCAAACTGGCCGACAAAATGACCTTCATCTCCACCGGTGGCGGTGCCTCCCTGGAACTCCTCGAAGGCAAAATCCTCCCCGGCGTGGCCTGCCTCCAGGAAAAATAAGACTCCCGGTTTGCTGTTGTTCGCAGTGGCTGGCGATTGTTGGCGATGGTTTGCCTGAACTGAAATCGCCCGCACTACTGCCCCAAAACAATAGCAAACAACTGCCAACAATAGCAAACAACTGCCACCTCCCTATGATTTACTTCCGCAAGCCCATCATCGCTGCCAACTGGAAGATGCACATGACGCCCCAGGAGACGGACGATTTCCTCCGTTCCTTCTCCCGTCTGGTGCCTGAAAAGTGCCCCGTGCAGATCGTCGTCGCCCCGCCTTTCGTCAGCCTGGCCAAGGCGCAGGACGTGCTCATGAATGCCCGCGAAGAAGTCGTGGAATTGGCTGCCCAGAACATGAGTCAACACGCCGGCGGCGCCTACACCGGTGAGATCAATGCACGCATGGTCAAGGAGTGCGGTTGCCGCCACGTCATCCTCGGCCACAGTGAGCGCCGCAGCATCTTTGGTGAAACCAACGCCACCATCAATGCCAAGGTCCTCGCCGCTCTGGAAGCCCGCCTGCACCCCATCCTTTGCATCGGTGAAACCCTGGAAGAACGCGACGGCGGCCTCATCGAGAAAGTCCTCGAAAGCCAGCTTCGCGAATCCCTGGCCGAAGTCGGTGCCCGC is a window from the Prosthecobacter dejongeii genome containing:
- the tpiA gene encoding triose-phosphate isomerase → MIYFRKPIIAANWKMHMTPQETDDFLRSFSRLVPEKCPVQIVVAPPFVSLAKAQDVLMNAREEVVELAAQNMSQHAGGAYTGEINARMVKECGCRHVILGHSERRSIFGETNATINAKVLAALEARLHPILCIGETLEERDGGLIEKVLESQLRESLAEVGARRVLDCVIAYEPVWAIGTGRTASPQQAQDAHAFTRSVLTDMFGEDTAQKLRIQYGGSVKPNNMAELISQKDVDGALVGGASLESGSFWEICRAAIDWANAQ